From the genome of Coriobacteriia bacterium:
CGTCGCTTTGGGAATTTCGATGCTCTTGCTTTCGGCGGTCCCCGGAGTTCTCTTCGCCATACCTGCCGTATTTTTGGTGGGCATGGGGAGCATCCTCTATTTGACCGCCGCAAATGCGATTGTGCAAATCGAGGCTCAATCCGATATGCACGGTAGGGTTATTTCTTTGCAAACGGTCGTCGCAGGTGGAGCCACACTGGTCGGTGCGCCGTTGCTCGGTTGGATTGCCGATACGATGGGCGGGAGGATGCCGATTCTCATCGGAGGGCTTGCGAGTCTCGTTGCGGCCGCTTTCGGCTATTTCGCCCTCAAACGATATGGCGCCCGATAACGAGGAATAATTATTTTTCGGTTGAAATCCGGGTAATGCGTTGTTAGAATGGTTAGGCTTGTTCGACTGCCGAGGTAGCGAAGTCGAAGTCTGCAAAAGGCCCCCATCGTCTAGCGGCCAAGGACTCCGCCCTTTCAAGGCGGCAACACGGATTCGAATTCCGTTGGGGGCACCATCCATCCACTACCGGCACTTGGGCGATTGGCGCAACGGGAGCGCAGGTCCCTTACAAGGACAAGGTTACAGGTTCAAATCCTGTATCGCCCACCACCCGAAATACAAAGAGGACCGCTGAGGTCCTCTTTTTTTGTCGAACATTCCCTTGTCGAGAAAGCTTACGCGTGGCATCCGGAGACGTTCGAGTTCGTCGAGGTGGTGCACGAAGTACCCGAGACGGGACAATGTCCGATTATTTTGCTTGACGTGTTCGTCGAGGAGCTCGTCAGGGCACCGGATCCCGATGCGGAGCTCGACGCCTTCGCCGTTTTAGTCGTCGTCTTCTTTTTCGTTGATTTCGACTTAGACGAAGACTTCGGGCTCGTCGAAGCGGTATCGGCCGCAGCGCTTGCTACGGTGATGGTACTCGGATTAGATGCGGCTCCGGTTGTCGGAGGTATCGTTTTAGCTGTGCTCGCCAGCGCCAAGGCGCCAAACATTATGATTCCTAGCCCGATACTGATTATTCTTCTTTCTTTCATGATGACACCTCTAATCTCTTTCTCATGGGCAACAGCGTGCTCACTTAAAAGGTTCGTTTCCATGCGCACTAACAAGTATTCGGGCGCACAAAGCCGACTGCAATACACCTCATGAAGCGCGCACTATTTTTCTACAAGTTGCACATAGGTTGAGTGGATATGTTTCTATTCCGATGTTTTATACGCGCTGTCGACCCCCGATGTGCCGCGCATCTTATTCGGTCGCGCACTCTCTGCTCGTTCGGCCGTGTTTGCGAATTGCACCAAAAGTGGTACACTCCTTGCATGGTTGATGATGAGAGCAGAGACTTTATCCTGTCCGTGCGGTTTTTCCGCTCGGCTGCTGGGAACGAGCCTGTTCGTGAGTGGCTCTCGGGTCTCAAACGCGAGGACCGCAAGGCTATCGGTCAGGACATCAAGACTGCACAGTACGGCTGGCCGCTCGGCATGCCGCTCATCCGCAAGCTCGAACCGGGGCTCTGGGAGATCCGCTCTCACATCCCGGACGGCATCGCCCGGGTGCTGTTCACGGTGGGTGACGGCGTCATGGCCCTCCTCCACGGTTTCGTGAAGAAGAGCCAGAAGATACCACCGGCCGACCTTAAGACCGCACAACAGCGGCTCGCGGACCTGCGAAAGGAGTGAAACGGATGAAGAAGGAACACATCGGCAGCGACTTCGACGACTACCTGAGAGATGAGCGTCTGCTTGAGGGTGCGGAGGCGACCGCCGTCAAGCGGGTCATCGCCTTCCAGATATCCCAAGAGATGGCGCGGTGCAACCTCACCAAGTCGGAAATGGCTCACCGTATGAAGACGAGCAGGCCTGCACTCGACCGGCTGCTCGATCCGGCCAATCCGGCGGTGTCGCTTTCCACTTTGGAGCGTGCTGCTGCGGCGGTTGGGAAGCGACTCAAGGTCGAACTTTCGTCATAGGGTGGCTGCTCTGACAAGCGCATGTGTTTCAGGTTCATCGATGGGGATGCCTACGAAGTCGAAGTCTGTGACTACCATTGAGATGAGGTGTGATATGAATATCGCCAACACAGGACAGATGAAGCGTCGTCCCACACATCCCGGTGAGATGCTGCGTGAGGATTTCCTGCCGGACTACGAGTTGACCGTCACCGGACTTGCGACGACCGTGGGCGTCTCTCGGCAGTCGATTAACGAGCTGCTCCGTGAGCGCCGCGCGGTGACTACCGAAATGGCGTTGCGACTGTCTCGGCTGTTCGGCAACTCGCCCGAGTTTTGGCTCAACGCCCAGCAAGCGGTCGATTTATGGGATGCCTCTCAGGCTATCAAGGACGATGTGGCACGTATCAAACCACTGAGCGTCGCGAAATAAGTGCATGCAGCAGACGCGGCAAGAGGTAGACTTTGGTGGAATGCATCGGCTCGCAGGTTATACGCAACACGTTAGAGCGACGCGTGATCTTCTCGGTGCCAAAGCATCAAGGTTTACGGGGGGAACGGACCGGAAGTCCTCGGCAAGAGATCGGTCGTCGCGATGTGACCGGGGAGCGAAGCGCCCTTTCGTCTCACGGTCCCGCGAGTGCTCGGCGCGGAGCAGCGTGCGTGTGATGGAGAGTATGGGGATCGGGCTACCTGCGGGACGTGGCCATCTCAGGTATCAAGGTCTGTGGGCGCTGCTCTAACAAGCGCATGCAGCTGACGCGCAAGAGGTATACTTTGGTGGACGGCATCGGCGCGCAGCTGATGCGCAAATACGTTAGGCAGGGTGCGAGCTGGGACGTAGCCACTGCCACTCAGAGAGCATCGATCGGCCTAGGCTTGGGGGAATCATGAATGATGATGTGAACAGCATGCCCACGGATGAGGCTCCTGTGGCGGAGCGGAAGGCTGGGATGTCCTTCCGCAACCCGTGGGTCTTGGGTGCGGTGGCGCTGCTTCTTGGCGCCACATTGTCCTCAGTCGGTAACTCCTCAACCATCTCGGGCTTGCGGCGGGATCTCGCCGCATCCAACTCGAAGTTGGCCACGGGAACAGGAGAGAGAGACGCACTCTCGCGACAACTTGTAGACACGAAGGCACAACTTGTTGCCGCTCAGGCGGCACCGGCTGAGCCCGCCGCGGCGCAACCCGTTGCCGTCGAGGCACCCAACACTCAGGAGGCTGCCTTCCGCTCGGCGTTCACAGAGGGCAGAGCTGAGCTGCTGACTGTTCTGGAAGATGATGACAACGTCGAGAGCGTGGACAAGCTCGCATACGATGCAAAGAAGAAGGTGGTCATTGTCGACATCACTTCTGCTTGGGCTTCCCCCGACAACCAGGAGGATGGGGCATGGGCACTCACTCGTGCGATGGCCGAACTGTGGACGCCAGACACCGGGGCCTGGTGGCAAGATGACTTCCTGCCTGGATTCAAGCTTGTTAACAGCGGCAAGATCTACCAGTGTTCCGGATCCTTCATGGTGAAGCTCGGAGATGCCTCCGCTTCGCGCGGCGACTGGAAGAAGGAGACCAAGTAGGGTGGCTTGCCGATAGCAGCGTTGGCGTTCTTGGTCAGATGATTCCGGCGTGCTCACCTGCCTAACCAAGGCATCAAGCTGACGCGCATAAGTCCTCGGCTAGAATGAAGCCCTGAGGCGCGCAGCTTATGCCTCAGCAGTTAGGTAGAGCGGGTTGGACAAGGGGGGCAAATGTCGACGGTCTCAAATATCAAAGACGGCTTGCAGGTTGCACTCGACCTAGCAAACGCCGCTAACCGGGTCGGTGACGTTGCGATGTTGATTGAGACGCAGCAGCAGGTCCTTCAGATACTCGACGAGAACCGACAACTCCGTGATCGTGTGGCTGAACTCGAGGACGAACTCGCGATGGACTCACAGCTTCACAGGGAGGGACTGTCCTACTACGTTCAAGAGGATGACGGCTCGAAGACGGGACCAGTCTGTCTCGGCTGCTACAAGCGAGATCGCGTGGTGTCCAAGCTCGTTCAGTCGTCACTAAGTGACGTCTTCTGTGGTCGGTGCAAGGAGACCTACTACCTCGACTAGGCCTGCACCCGCCTACCTAACAGGCGCATGCAGCTGACGCGCAAGAGGTATACTTTGGTGGACGGCATCGGCGCGCAGCTGATGCGCAACACGTTAGAGCGACGCGTGATCTTCTCGGTGCCAAAGCATCAAGGTTTACGGGGGGAACGGACCGGAAGCCCTCGGCAAGAGATCGGTCGTCGCGATGTGACCGGGGAGCGAAGCGCCCTTTTCGTCTCACGGTCCCGCGAGTGCTCGGCGCGGAGCAGCGTGCGTGTGATGGAGAGTATAGGGATCGGGCCACCTGCGGGACGTGGCCGTCTCAGGTATCAAGGTCTGTGGGCGCTGCTCTAACCAGCGCATGCAGCAGACGCGGCAAGCGTTAGAATGATGGAAGAAGATGGGCGCGCAGCTGATGCGCAAATACGTTAGGCGGAATCGGGAGGTTTGGTATGAGGGGATTTGTCCGTAGCGTTGCCGTGCTCTCTATCGGTCTGGTTCTCGGTCTTCTGGTGCAGGGTTGCAGTGGCGCCAGTGACCAATCCGATGCGGGTCAGAGTTCCAGTCCTGACCTGTCCTCTTCTGCGACCCCGGTCGAGAATTCCCTCCTCAAGACTGATGGGTGGGGTGACATTCGAATCGGAGCCACCGAATCCCAAGTCAGTGCCGTCCTGGGAGAGCCCGCCTCACAAGAGGATTTCCCAGAGATGAATGGCGAGTCAGCTGTTGTGTTCTACAACTACTTCGACGCAGGCATACAGGTTAGTTTCATCAAGCCCAGCATGACGGTAGGCGCGGTGTTCTTCTATGCGGGCACAGGCGACCACTCGGAATACTCGCGGTTTGCCGGAGACATGGACAAGGGCATGTCCTGGGCAAGTTCGCCGGATGAAGTTCTCGCGGCTTATGGCAGTCCAGTGAATGACTACCAAAGTGATGACGGTGGACTTGAGTGGCGCAGGCTGGCCTATCGCGATATCAGCTTCCGCTTCCAGAACGGGGAGCTTGAGACGGTTGCCGTCGGTGCAGACTGACGCCAGACGATCCGCCTAACAAGCGCATGCAGCAGACGCGGCAGGCGCTAGACTGAAAGCAAGGCATTGGCGCGCTGCTGATGCGCAATCGCGTTGGGCGCACCCAAGGAGGTCTTGTGACTGCGTTGATGTTCGTATTCAGCAAGGATAGCGTCGTCATTGGGATGGATACGCTCGCGGTCTTGCCAGATGACAAGTCGCCTCACAAGTATGCGTCAAAGGCTTTCATGCTGCCTCACCTTGGGGCCGTGATTTGCGGCACTGGGGTCTTCCAGCTACCACTCGACTGGTACGTGGACATCCAGTCGAATTTGATCGCTCGTGACATGGACTTCATGAATGAGATCGCTCCTGATCGCCTCAGGCAGATATGGTCACGCATCGGGGCTCCAGGGACTTCAACCGTCTACCATTTCGGATACTCGCCTGGTGAAGACGCCTACGTCGGTTACGCCTTTCGTTCTACGAATGACTTCATCGGTGAGCGGCTTGAGTATGGGATTGGCATCAAGCCCGCGCTCGATGAGCTGATAACGATTGCCGGCGAAATGGTGGATGAGCCGGATATTTGCGCTGTGATCGTCAGCCTGATCGAGAGCGCTCGGGCGCTGGATGACAACTTGCCCGTCGACGATCGAGTCGGCATCGGTGGCGAAATCCACCTGCTGACACTGACTGCCGGGCGGCAGATTGGCTGGGTCGTGCGTCCGTGGCCGGACTTCGAATCGCTCTACGACCAGATGCTGGACGCGCTTGGCAAATCGAATGCGATGGCTGAATAGTCCTGGTCGGGCGCCCAACAAGTGCATTCAGCAGCCGCGCAGAAGCGCTAGACTTGGTGGAAGTCATTGGCTCGCAGGTTATACGCAACACGCTAGAGCGACGCGTGATCTTCTCGGCGTCAAAGCATCAAGGTTTACGGGGGGAACGAACCGGAAGTCCTCGGCAAGAGATCGGTCGTCGCGATGTGGCCGGGAGCGATGCGCCTTTTCGTCTCACGATCCGGCAAGTGCGCGGCGCGGAGCAGCGTGGGTGCGATGGAGGGTCTGGGGATCGTGCCACCTGCGGGACGTGGCCGTCTCAGGTATCAAGGTCTGTGGGCGCTGCTCTAACCAGCGCATGCAGCAGACGCGGCAAGTGTTAGAATGATGGAAGAAGATGGGCGCGCAGCTGATGCGCAATCGCGTTAGGCAGACCGAAGGGCGGGCAGAGTGGGCGACGACGTTGGGCCGCTTCAAAAGTACTTTGGGCGCTACTCGCTTGAAGCCCGGGATGTTGCGCTCGTCGAACTCGAAGAGTCGTTGCGCCAAGCGGGCAACCAGTCCCAGTTCTACGGGCAACTCGCGAATGTGCTCCTCGCAGTATCAACGATTGTTGGCTCGCTTCTAGCCGCGTCATCGCCTCCCGCGCTCGGGAGTCTTAGCCAACCACAGCGGATGTTTATCACTGTCGCGGCGTCGGCCATCTTGGCGGTCCTGCTGATGTTCTTTGCTGAGATACAGAAGACGATTGTGCTCAGCTCCAGGAAAGTCGTGACGTTGAGATGTGCGCTTGGTCTCGACTACACGCACCTCCAGCTGACGCTCCAGAACTGGAGAATCGAGGGAGCCACCAATCCCTTTGCCATTCGGCTATTTCCCGGATGGGGCTCGCCAGCCGCCTTCCCGTTCTGGGTGGTGTGCGCGATCATCACCGGCGGGTGCTACTTCTTCCTTCGTGACCTTCAATTCACCGTCGAACAAACTCATGTAGTCATCGCCTGGTGGATCAGCGCCGTGCTGGTCTGTGCCGTTCTCGGAGTCCTCTTCCGCCAAAGATTGCTTGATATCCACGAGACTCTGCGGTTGAGAATTATCTACATCATTGCGGGCCTGCTGAGGATTCGGCTCCTTACTGACTTCGCCGGCGTTCTCTTTCGAGGCAAGCTAGCGGTGTCAGAGATGCGGCGCTTGGGTTTTGAATCGAAGTGGCCCAAGAAGCTCGTAGTGGCGTTGGAGGACAATCGCTTCTACGAGCATGGGGGTGTGGATCTCCGGGCTCTCGGGCGAGCAGTTCTCTCCCAGTTCGCTTGCTATCGAAGGTCGCACCACGCTAGTCGAAGTGGCGCGTCGACGCTGACGATGCAGTTGGCGCGGACACTACTTGTGGAGGAGTACAGCAAGACGGCAAGACGCAAGCTGATGGAGATACTGCTGGCCACCTGGCTAGAAGATCAGTTCACTAAGAACGAACTGCTGGATCTCTATCTCGTGTCGGTGCGTTTTGCGACAGACGTCAACGGCCTTCCCGCAGCAATCAAATACTACTTCGGCTCGGCCAAGAAGCGCTCGACTTCCCCGCAAGAGGCGTTTCTTCTCATTGAACGCCTGTCAAATGTTCGAAATCGCATTCTCTCTGACAAGATTGCAGCCCAAATAGGATTGGCGTGTGAACGTGTCGAGGGCTTTGACTCTGAGGGCGTCTCGACACTGTACGAGGTGCTCGTATCGAAGCAGATACTAGATGGCCATTTTGGAAGCGCGGCTGCCTAACAAGCGCATCAACACGACTCGCACGAGGTTATCGTACTAAGAGAGGCGCATCGCTCGCGCGTTATGCGCAACACGTTAGGTGGACCAGGGGGAGACTTGCATTCGCAGACGCTTCAAGAACTCTTGAGCGAGCTCTACTCGGACTCAGAGTGTCAGATCATTCATGCGATGTACCCTGGCAGCAAGCTAGACCTCGCGGTCTTCACTGGCTTCGATTACGCCATAGCTGGCCCAAGCGTTCTCACCATTGCGCAGCCCGGATTCGGCGGCGGCACCCTCAACATGCCAGGTCAAGGTGTGGGGCGCTACACAATTAGCGACCGTGAGGTATTCCGGCCGCTTCAGTACGCATCCGCCCATCTGATGATGGTGCGTGAAGATGCATCGTGGCTTGCCAGGTCAGTTGTCGTGGAGAGCGCCGCCCACATCGAGGCGTTACTGAAGCGCGTTGGTCGCAGGCCGCGCCTGCCCTTTGGCGCTCTGCTTCACGAGAAGTCGGTTGAGGCCGCACTGGACGAGATAACGTACGGGCAGGCTCGTCGTTTCGCACCCATCAACAACTCGGCGAAGCACGATTTCGATCACCCAAAGGACACTCACATGTTCTCGTATGGTGACGCGCTGTCCGCGTATTTCATCTGCAGGCGGCTCGCCATGCAGATTTACCCACTGGCTGCGCTCAGCACCGACATGAGTGTCTTTGAGTGCCCTCCGGCTGGCTTCGACCCAGTGACGGGCCACCTAACAAGCGCATCCAACTGACGGCCAGGAGCGCTAGACTTGTTGAGGGCGCATGAGCCGCAGCTGATGCGCAATCGCGCTAGTCTGAACCCTGTCAGCGTCGCCTTGCAACAGGGGTCTCCCAACGATATACTGTGAGTTGTACGATATTGGTATCGATAAGGAGTACGTCATGACGACGGTCACAATCTCGCCCAAGTTCCAGGTTGTTATCCCCAAGAGAATCCGCGAAAGGCTCGACCTTCACCCGGGCCAGCAGGTGCAAGCCATCGAGTACGGCGACCGCGTCGAGTTCGTACCGGTACGCCCGATTGCAAGCATGCGCGGGTTCCTCGCAGGTATCGACACCACCGTTCCGCGCGATGAGGATCGACTGTGAACGTCGTCGACTCATCAGGGTGGCTCGAGTTCTTCACCGCAGGGCCCAACGCAGGCTTCTTCGCGGTCGCGCTTGAAGCGATCGATGAACTCATCGTGCCCAGCGTGAGCATATATGAGGTCTTCAAGCGAGTCCTGCAACAGCGCGGTGAGGGTCCGGCGCTTCAGGCTGTCGCGCTCATGCAACAGGGCAGCGTCGTTGATCTGACCGCATCATCAGCGCTGGCTGCTGCCCGGTTGAGCGTCGAGGTAGGAATCCCGATGGCAGATGCGATCATCCTATCGGCCGCTCGTGCCAACAGCGCCACGTTCTGGACCCAGGATGGGCACTTCGAGGGGATGGAAGGTGTCGAGTACGTCTCGGCGCGGTCAGACTAACCAGCGCATGCAGCAGACGCGGCAAGCGTTAGAATGATGGAAGAAGATGGGCGCGCAACTGATGCGCAAATACGTTAGGCGGACACCGGTTCATGGCACCGAGATCGTAGAGCATTCGGAATCTTCGAGGCAAAGGGGGAAGCAGTGAGCGACTCAGGAACGAAAGCAGGGGTTCACTCCGACAGTTGGAGCTACCGATTGGGAAGATGGTGGCGTCGACACCCAATAGGTCGTTGGGTTGCTGTCGGTGCGGTCGCCCTCTTGTTTGTTGTTGCCCTGGCTATTCCTGGTACGCCCAACGAGCCGAGCGACACAATCGCGATGCCAGCATCGTCTAGTGACCTTAAGGGCGATAACTACAAGGACGTAGTGACCAAGTTGAAGTCTGCCGGTTTCGCCAGCATTGATACAACATCGATGGATGACTTGGTCACTGGCTGGTTGACAAAGGATGGAGAGGTCGAACGGGTGTCTGTCAACGGCGAGACTGAGTTCGACGCCGACAGCAGATTCCCGAAAGGCGCGAAGATAGTCATTACCTATCACACATTTCCGACGAAGGAACTGGAGAAGGCTGCAGAGAGCAGCCCCGCGCCAGAACCAGGCGAGGCTGCAAAGAGCAGCCCCGTGCCAGACGAACCAACGCCATCGGCGGCGAGCACCAGCGACCTCGCCAAGCGTACTGAAACGGCCTACCTAGCGGCCTTCGGAGTTGATTCGATCGACAAGCTGGGTGAGCTGGGGGGCGTGGAGGACACTCTTGTTCCCTTCATCGTCAGCTTCGAGGATGCGGGATGGGACACGGTCAAGGTTACGGTCCAAACGAACAACGTAACTGAGGGAGAGCTCAAGCAAACTGCGATGGCCATTCACTCGCTAATCGGCGAGCAGATCAAAGACCTCAATAGGGTCGAGGTTTGGACAGCGAATGGTGAGCTGTATGGAGCCAGCAACAGAGCGGAAGTTCCTATGCTGAATCAATGACACCTCAGAAGATTACTCACCAAGTCGGAAATGGCTCACCGCATGAAGACGAGCAGGCCTGCCCTCGACCGGCTGCTCGATCCGACCAATCCGGCGGTGTCGCTTTCCACTCTGGAGCGTGCTGCGACGGCGGTTGGTAAGCGGCTCAAGGTCGAGCTTTCGTCATAGGGTGGCTGCTCTGACAAGCGCATGTGTCAGACCCGTCTGCTCGGGCGTCTCGTGCCATTTGCGTGCCTTGCGCGCACAAGATGCCCTGAACCCCCGCGGGTCAGGTTTTCCAGCCTGATACTGATTATTCGCCTTCGTCGAGGTTGGTGATTTCTTGTGGGCCCCTCGACAGCTCGATGATGTGGATTTCTGCAGGGGCGTAAAACCTGATGGGGAATCCGATGGTCCCGACTCCGTTGGTGACCAGTATCGGCACGTCGTCTTCAATTCGCCAATCTTTCAGATAGCGTTTCCCGTGATCTGTCGGTGCGTACGCCCATTTGCCGAATCCGGTGATTTGTCCCGCATGGGTATGGCCGGCAAGCGCCAGGTCGAATCCGCCGAGATTGTCGTTGGGCAAACCGTCGGCGAATATATCGGGATTGTGGCTGATCATGATGGCGAATTCATTTTGGTCGATGCCGGTGGCCGTCTCCTCGAGGTTCGGCTTTCCCGCCCATAAATCGTCGACGCCGGCTATATTGACTCCTGCCCCGTTGTGCTCGAAACGTATATTGGCGTTGCGCAGAAGTGTCACTCCCGCCTCGGCCATGAGACGATCGGCATCCGCCTCGGTTTCCCAATAGTCGTGATTGCCCATGACGGCATACGTCCCATAACGTGCCTCGAGGTTTTTGATGGCAGGATAGAAATATTCGTTGCCGCGGAAGTGCCCGCCGACGTAGTCGCCACCGAGCAAAATGACATCGGCATGTTGTTCGTTTATGAACGTGACGAGGTTTGCCATTCCCCTATGGCGTAAAGGCAGGCCGGCGTGGATGTCGGCTCCGAAGAATATTTTGAATCCTTCGAGGCGCGGATCGAGATCGGGAATTCTGAGTCGAATGTGGCGGATGCACAGATCCTTGGCTTCGGACACGACACGATAAAGGAAAAGTAAGAGAAATACAACAACTGCCGTCACGACAATGATTGCAACGTGGTAGTGCTGAAAAAAGGCAGACACGGGAGTGCTCCTCGGTATCGTGAAAATCACACATCGGAAATAGGCTGGCTACGTTTCATTATGCCTTGTTTTTATCGTCGACAAGTACTCCGTCGGCAATTTCGATTATACGGTCTGCGCGTCGGGCGATGGTGTAATCGTGCGTAACGAACACAAATCCCGTACCGAACTCTTTGTTGATTTCGCGGAAAAGGTCGTAGACGGTCTCCGTGTTCTTCGAATCCAAGTTGCCGGTCGGTTCATCCGCCAAAATCAAGGAGGGGCGGTTCGCGAGTGCCCGGGCGATGGCGACGCGCTGTTTTTGCCCGCCGGAAAGCTCGTTGGCGTTCTTATGCTCGAGGCCTTTCAAGCCGAGCAGGTCGAGAATTTCCTCGACGCGGCGAACGGCATCATCGGAAGTATCTCTTTGCGCGATTCGCAACGGCATGAGCGCATTCTCGAAAACGGTGAATTCCGGGAGTAGGTAATGGAACTGGAATACGAATCCTATCATCTGATTTCGCAACGCCGATTTCTCGATTTTCGATAGTTTCGAAAGAGGCTTATCTCGGAGAAATATTTCGCCGGATGTCGGTGTGTCGAGAAGGCCGATCATATTCATCAGCGTCGACTTGCCCGAACCCGATTGCCCTATGATCGCGGCGAATTCCCCTTCATGGATGGTGATGTTGGCATCTTTGAGCGCGTGCGTTGCGTTTGATCCCTCGCCATAGGTTTTTTCGAGATGGTCGGTCCGTATGAGCTCGCGTGAAACGCTTGCGTTATTTTGTGCATTATCCATTTTGAATGACCTCGATCGGGTCGAGACGAGTCGTTTTGACGATCGGTACCGCGGAGCTGAGCATTGCGACGAGAATGCCGATGATCCAAGAGCCGACCATGAGCCCCGGTTGCAGAACTATGGTAAAGGTTGCAGGCATGAGACCGAACGCTTTGACGGCGAGGAAAGACAGGATGAGACCCATCGTCGATCCTCCGATTCCGAGTCCGAGCGCTTGGAAGAAGAAAATTGCCCCGGCATTTCTATCCGACATGCCCATCGCCTTTAAAATGCCGATCTGCTTCATTTTCTGCACAGCCGCGACGGCAAGCGTCGATGCGATACCTATGGCTATCGCAATCAGCACGAAACCTTGTATGAGATAACTCGACATGGATTGGCTGGTGAGCCCTTTGAGCAAATCTGCATTCTGTCCCTGCCATTCGGTTATCTTCAATTCGGGAAACTGCGTTTTAAGCCAAGCTACGGTATCCTTCGAAGTAAACGGATCGATGAATTGAGCCTGGACGGCGCTATACTCATCGCTGCGCCAACCCAGCAGGTGCCGGACGGTCTCACCGTTTGCGAATGCTTGTCGCTCGTTGAACACGGCCGATCCGATGTCGAAGATGCCGGCGACGGTAAACGTTTGGGTGCCACCCGTTTGCATTCTCAACACAATGCTATCGCCGAGTTTTACGTTTTGAGCAGTTGCGAAGTCTTTTCCCAGAAAGATGTCTGTGGTGCCCAACTTCGCCTTCGGAGTGATCAGGTGGTCGGTGACACGGTAAACGCCGTCGAGATCTTTGAGCGTGCCTCCGATAAGTGAGAGCGAGGTGGATTCGGTGTCATTGCTGTAGAGGGTCGTGGTCGTTCTGACGGGGAGGATCGAGGACTGCGCGATGGTCTTTATGCCGAGGGCGTTTTTCAAATGGGCGTTCAGGACGATCGGGTCGGAATTCTTCGCAGCTTGCAAGGTGATTTGCGGACTTGTGCCGATGGTTTGGTCTATGAGAGAATTTTGTAGCGATATGATGAGCGTCCCGACGAAGATTTGCGTGGTTATGCCGATGGCGATACCGCCCATGATGAAAAACGACTGAACCGGTTCCGACTTGAGGAACCTCAGCGCAATGAGCAGGGAAAGTTTCAATGATTTCATGCAGATGAGTATACCTGTCCGCGGCCTTTTCGTGGATAGACGAGGGAAAGTATTTTTCATTTTTTTTCATACAAACTAGACATCTATGGCGCAACACGGTATCATTTTCATTCGCTGTTCTTTTATTGACGGCGATGCCTTCTACGGGGGTATAGCTCAGCTGGTTAGAGCGCTGGCCTGTCAAGCCAGAGGTCGCGGGTTCGAACCCCGTTACTCCCGCCACTGCACTTTCAAGCGCCTTCACGGGTGCTTTTTATTTGTCGTTTCCCCAGGAATCGTCGTCATTTGCTGCACATATCGACTCATTCTCTTATAGTAAAGATGTGGCATTGTATGAATTCCGCCTTCGCGTGGATATTTAGAATTTTTTACGACGGATCCGATGTAATTTTTTAGAAAGGATAATGATGAAAAAAGCAGTTTCGAATTTGAATGAACGTCTCCAAGAGTATGCGAAGCTTCTCATCGTGCGCGGGGTCAACCTCCACGCCGGACAAACGCTGATATTGAGCGCGCCGATCGAGGGTGCCGAGCTCGCTAGAATGGTCATGCGCCAAGCCTATGAAGCCGGCGCAAAAGACGTCATCACGCGCTGGAACGACATCCCCGGCGGCGAGCTGCGCATTCGTTACGCCGAGAA
Proteins encoded in this window:
- a CDS encoding MFS transporter, coding for MTDTLHSTAGVFTVLYSVFGVGAVICAFIVARRSMVRMHHIIIGAVALGISMLLLSAVPGVLFAIPAVFLVGMGSILYLTAANAIVQIEAQSDMHGRVISLQTVVAGGATLVGAPLLGWIADTMGGRMPILIGGLASLVAAAFGYFALKRYGAR
- a CDS encoding type II toxin-antitoxin system RelE/ParE family toxin yields the protein MVDDESRDFILSVRFFRSAAGNEPVREWLSGLKREDRKAIGQDIKTAQYGWPLGMPLIRKLEPGLWEIRSHIPDGIARVLFTVGDGVMALLHGFVKKSQKIPPADLKTAQQRLADLRKE
- a CDS encoding XRE family transcriptional regulator — its product is MKKEHIGSDFDDYLRDERLLEGAEATAVKRVIAFQISQEMARCNLTKSEMAHRMKTSRPALDRLLDPANPAVSLSTLERAAAAVGKRLKVELSS
- a CDS encoding HigA family addiction module antidote protein is translated as MNIANTGQMKRRPTHPGEMLREDFLPDYELTVTGLATTVGVSRQSINELLRERRAVTTEMALRLSRLFGNSPEFWLNAQQAVDLWDASQAIKDDVARIKPLSVAK
- a CDS encoding transglycosylase domain-containing protein produces the protein MGDDVGPLQKYFGRYSLEARDVALVELEESLRQAGNQSQFYGQLANVLLAVSTIVGSLLAASSPPALGSLSQPQRMFITVAASAILAVLLMFFAEIQKTIVLSSRKVVTLRCALGLDYTHLQLTLQNWRIEGATNPFAIRLFPGWGSPAAFPFWVVCAIITGGCYFFLRDLQFTVEQTHVVIAWWISAVLVCAVLGVLFRQRLLDIHETLRLRIIYIIAGLLRIRLLTDFAGVLFRGKLAVSEMRRLGFESKWPKKLVVALEDNRFYEHGGVDLRALGRAVLSQFACYRRSHHASRSGASTLTMQLARTLLVEEYSKTARRKLMEILLATWLEDQFTKNELLDLYLVSVRFATDVNGLPAAIKYYFGSAKKRSTSPQEAFLLIERLSNVRNRILSDKIAAQIGLACERVEGFDSEGVSTLYEVLVSKQILDGHFGSAAA
- a CDS encoding AbrB/MazE/SpoVT family DNA-binding domain-containing protein — encoded protein: MTTVTISPKFQVVIPKRIRERLDLHPGQQVQAIEYGDRVEFVPVRPIASMRGFLAGIDTTVPRDEDRL
- a CDS encoding type II toxin-antitoxin system VapC family toxin; its protein translation is MNVVDSSGWLEFFTAGPNAGFFAVALEAIDELIVPSVSIYEVFKRVLQQRGEGPALQAVALMQQGSVVDLTASSALAAARLSVEVGIPMADAIILSAARANSATFWTQDGHFEGMEGVEYVSARSD
- a CDS encoding XRE family transcriptional regulator, which produces MAHRMKTSRPALDRLLDPTNPAVSLSTLERAATAVGKRLKVELSS
- a CDS encoding metallophosphoesterase, producing MSAFFQHYHVAIIVVTAVVVFLLLFLYRVVSEAKDLCIRHIRLRIPDLDPRLEGFKIFFGADIHAGLPLRHRGMANLVTFINEQHADVILLGGDYVGGHFRGNEYFYPAIKNLEARYGTYAVMGNHDYWETEADADRLMAEAGVTLLRNANIRFEHNGAGVNIAGVDDLWAGKPNLEETATGIDQNEFAIMISHNPDIFADGLPNDNLGGFDLALAGHTHAGQITGFGKWAYAPTDHGKRYLKDWRIEDDVPILVTNGVGTIGFPIRFYAPAEIHIIELSRGPQEITNLDEGE